The proteins below are encoded in one region of Ferruginibacter lapsinanis:
- a CDS encoding HesB/IscA family protein, whose product METLTATVPVSFTASAVNEIKRLMSEEGFDVKNLLRVGVKGGGCSGMTYVLGFDVPTEKDQQFEIEGIPCIMEKSHGIYLTGMEVDWQGGLNSRGFTFNNPNASKTCGCGTSFAV is encoded by the coding sequence ATGGAAACATTAACAGCAACAGTTCCGGTAAGTTTTACTGCCAGTGCAGTAAACGAGATCAAACGTTTGATGAGTGAAGAGGGGTTTGATGTCAAAAATCTTTTACGTGTAGGTGTAAAAGGAGGAGGGTGTAGCGGTATGACCTATGTATTGGGATTTGATGTTCCTACAGAAAAAGACCAGCAATTTGAAATAGAAGGAATACCATGTATTATGGAAAAATCTCATGGTATTTATTTAACCGGGATGGAGGTTGATTGGCAAGGTGGATTAAATTCACGAGGATTTACATTTAATAACCCGAATGCAAGTAAGACTTGCGGATGTGGGACTTCTTTTGCAGTATAA
- the secDF gene encoding protein translocase subunit SecDF: MKLKGLVWFFAIALTLISIWELSYTWVVRSYENKVKTQAERIVKSQFPDAKGEEKDLLVKGRMQHILDSTRDKKIYPIVGSSYQKCKENELNLGLDLQGGMSVTLEVSLEGLLKSLSNNPKDPALLKAIQTANAEKVNSDVDYISLFTKVYKQQNPASNLASLFAGAGKQIKITDNDDKVADQIRTTAKGAINQTYKILLKRIDKFGVAQPNINLDENKGIINVELAGVTDKERVRKYLQSSANLQFWEVYNIGELSSSLENVDKAVTDYLSGVSVDTAVKSVVDSAKINANKNAFLKIINPISPQQDKTGKQIFASAIGNIALKDTGTFNSYMALDVVKNNLPGDCKFLLGVEEKVEKTGQRFYPLYAIKTVMGSDKAQLEGDGVEEAGQGFDDRGRPSIKMQMTNLGSKTWARLTTNNVNRPIAIALDDIVYSAPNVNGPIEGGSSEISGNFTIEEAQDLANILKAGKLDAPAKIVAEQVVGPTLGKEAVNGGAKSFLIAFAVIFALMLIYYNTGGWVANIALILNVLFTVGVLTAMGFTLTSAGIAGLVLTIGMAVDTNVIIFERIKEELTKGKSYPQAVNDGYKRSLAPVIDAHVTSFLTAAILFIFGLGPVLGFATTQMLGITLSLFCGILVSRLITDFWTNKQRHFNYFTGISKKVFTHTSINFIKYRKIAYGISIVVLLLGIGSYFNGFHEGVEFKGGRSYTVQFAQPVKNDDVRDDLKNAFGGDFPVIKTVGDNKHLNITTSYLKGQDNADAAVQTKLYEGLKKVLPGVSYEDFIKTNIQSSQTVQPTISEDLKRGAIKATIFSIVIIFIYILLRFRDWRYSFGTIVALLHDVLVTLAVFSFLKNVVPFPLEIDQHFIAAVLTVIGFSMNDTVIVFDRIREYSKGSKASEKGNIINRAVNDTLSRTIMTSLTVFLTLLILFIFGGEVTRGFAFAMLIGVVTGTYSSIFVAAPILVDFAKDKPLGEAEILSSDKGPATV; encoded by the coding sequence CTCGGTTTGGATCTGCAAGGTGGTATGAGTGTAACCCTAGAGGTTAGTTTGGAAGGCTTGTTGAAATCTTTAAGCAACAATCCAAAAGATCCAGCTTTATTGAAAGCGATACAAACTGCAAACGCTGAAAAAGTAAACAGCGATGTTGATTACATTTCTTTGTTTACAAAAGTGTATAAGCAACAAAACCCTGCATCTAATCTAGCTTCATTGTTTGCAGGTGCTGGTAAGCAAATAAAAATCACTGATAACGATGATAAAGTAGCTGATCAGATACGTACTACTGCAAAGGGTGCTATCAATCAAACTTACAAGATCTTATTAAAACGTATCGATAAATTCGGGGTAGCACAACCTAATATCAACTTAGATGAAAATAAAGGTATCATCAACGTAGAATTGGCCGGTGTTACCGATAAAGAAAGAGTACGTAAATATTTACAATCATCTGCTAACCTACAATTCTGGGAAGTTTACAATATCGGCGAATTATCAAGTTCACTGGAAAATGTAGATAAAGCAGTAACTGATTATTTAAGTGGCGTCTCTGTTGATACCGCTGTAAAATCTGTTGTTGATTCTGCAAAGATCAATGCCAATAAAAATGCGTTTCTGAAGATCATCAATCCGATCAGTCCACAACAGGATAAAACAGGTAAACAAATTTTTGCTTCTGCCATTGGTAATATAGCACTGAAAGATACAGGCACTTTTAATAGTTACATGGCTTTAGATGTAGTAAAAAATAACTTGCCAGGCGATTGTAAATTTTTATTAGGTGTTGAAGAAAAAGTAGAAAAAACCGGTCAGCGCTTTTATCCTTTATATGCTATCAAAACTGTTATGGGGTCTGATAAGGCACAGTTAGAAGGAGATGGTGTTGAAGAGGCTGGTCAAGGTTTTGATGATAGAGGCAGACCTTCTATCAAAATGCAAATGACCAATCTGGGATCAAAAACATGGGCTCGTTTAACTACCAACAATGTTAACAGACCAATTGCTATTGCATTGGACGATATCGTTTATTCTGCTCCAAATGTAAATGGTCCTATTGAAGGTGGTAGTAGTGAAATTTCAGGAAACTTTACCATTGAAGAAGCGCAAGATCTTGCGAATATTTTGAAGGCGGGTAAATTAGATGCCCCTGCTAAGATCGTTGCAGAACAGGTTGTAGGTCCTACACTTGGTAAAGAAGCCGTAAACGGTGGTGCCAAATCATTCCTGATCGCTTTTGCGGTAATATTTGCTTTGATGCTTATTTACTACAACACCGGCGGATGGGTTGCAAACATTGCATTAATATTGAACGTATTGTTTACTGTTGGTGTATTAACCGCAATGGGCTTTACTTTAACTTCTGCAGGTATTGCAGGTTTAGTATTAACGATCGGTATGGCGGTAGATACTAACGTAATTATCTTTGAAAGAATAAAAGAAGAACTTACGAAAGGTAAATCTTATCCGCAGGCTGTTAATGATGGTTACAAACGCTCTTTAGCTCCGGTTATTGATGCTCACGTTACCAGTTTCTTAACGGCTGCCATATTGTTTATTTTTGGTTTAGGTCCTGTACTTGGTTTCGCTACAACGCAAATGTTAGGTATCACCTTATCATTATTCTGCGGAATTTTAGTTTCAAGATTGATCACTGATTTCTGGACAAACAAACAACGTCACTTTAATTACTTCACTGGTATTTCTAAAAAAGTATTTACACATACCAGTATCAACTTTATTAAATACAGAAAGATAGCTTACGGCATTTCTATCGTTGTATTATTGTTGGGTATTGGTTCTTACTTTAATGGTTTCCATGAAGGCGTGGAATTTAAAGGTGGAAGAAGCTATACTGTTCAATTTGCACAACCTGTAAAAAATGATGATGTAAGAGATGATCTGAAAAACGCTTTCGGTGGCGATTTCCCTGTTATAAAAACTGTAGGAGATAACAAACATCTTAATATTACTACTTCATACCTGAAAGGACAGGACAATGCTGATGCAGCAGTTCAAACCAAACTATATGAAGGATTGAAAAAAGTATTACCGGGTGTGAGCTATGAAGATTTCATAAAAACAAACATACAAAGTTCGCAAACTGTACAACCTACGATCTCTGAAGATCTGAAAAGAGGGGCTATCAAAGCGACCATTTTTTCTATCGTGATCATCTTCATATATATATTGCTTCGGTTCCGTGACTGGAGATATTCTTTCGGTACGATCGTAGCATTATTACATGATGTTCTTGTAACGTTAGCTGTATTCTCTTTCTTGAAGAATGTTGTACCATTCCCATTAGAGATCGATCAGCACTTTATTGCTGCGGTACTTACTGTGATCGGGTTTAGTATGAATGATACGGTGATCGTATTTGACCGTATTCGTGAATACAGTAAAGGTTCTAAAGCATCTGAAAAAGGTAATATCATTAACAGAGCGGTAAATGACACTTTGAGTCGTACAATCATGACTTCATTGACTGTATTCTTAACCTTATTGATCTTATTCATCTTTGGTGGAGAAGTAACAAGAGGATTTGCGTTTGCAATGTTGATAGGTGTTGTTACCGGTACTTACTCATCGATATTTGTGGCAGCGCCGATATTGGTTGATTTTGCAAAAGACAAACCTTTAGGAGAAGCTGAGATACTTAGCTCTGATAAAGGCCCTGCAACCGTATAA